A genomic window from Quercus lobata isolate SW786 chromosome 10, ValleyOak3.0 Primary Assembly, whole genome shotgun sequence includes:
- the LOC115963645 gene encoding patellin-3-like: MAEGEEVHKQAQETLARVEEEVVVTDVPQAEKAAATTVEKVPPPVPETEEPTKPKPIKEEPEEGAADTEVSKSGDNINDLSGSFKEESTRVSDLPETEKKALEELKQLIQEALNKHEFTTLPSPPPPPPPPPKEDQEKPEALEEKDKNPVEEKPSQVVADDETANPESETAAEPEKIAEPAKEGETVEVTETVVVTEVIEEKVAAEVVDDDGAKTVEAIKETIVSVSSLVPQEPTPTTSEATKEAEEKAAPSLEAEAVEKDAKVETLASLLAEEVSIWGVPLLADERSDVILLKFLRARDSKVKDAFTMIKNTVRWRKEFGIDELVEQELGSDLEKVAFMHGFDKEGHPVCYNVYGEFQNKELYQNAFSDEEKRLRFLRWRIQFLERSIRKLDFKPGGISTLVQVNDLKSSPGPNKWELRQATKQALQLLQDNYPEFVAKQVFINVPWWYLAVNRMISPFLTQRTKSKFVFAGPSKSAETLLRYITAEQVPVKYGGLSKDGEFGTTDAVTEVTVRPAAKHTVEFPVTESCLLTWEVRVVGWDVSYGAEFVPSAQESYTVIIQKARKVASSEEPVLCNSFKIGEPGKVVLTIDNATSKKKKLLYRLKTKASSD, from the exons ATGGCTGAGGGTGAGGAAGTTCATAAGCAAGCCCAAGAAACATTGGCAAGGGTGGAAGAAGAAGTGGTGGTCACTGATGTTCCACAAGCTGAGAAAGCTGCTGCCACCACAGTAGAGAAAGTGCCACCACCTGTGCCAGAGACAGAAGAGCCAACAaagcccaaacccattaaaGAAGAGCCTGAAGAGGGTGCTGCTGATACTGAGGTATCAAAATCTGGTGACAATATCAATGATCTATCTGGCTCCTTCAAGGAAGAAAGCACCAGAGTTTCTGATCTTCCTGAGACCGAAAAGAAAGCTCTTGAAGAGCTTAAGCAACTCATCCAAGAAGCCCTTAACAAGCACGAATTCACAACTCTGCCTTCACCACCCCCACCACCCCCACCACCACCCAAAGAAGATCAAGAAAAGCCAGAAGCTTTAGAGGAAAAGGATAAGAACCCAGTTGAGGAAAAGCCTTCCCAAGTGGTTGCTGATGATGAAACTGCAAACCCAGAATCAGAAACTGCAGCAGAACCAGAAAAGATAGCAGAACCAGCAAAAGAAGGAGAAACAGTTGAAGTAACAGAAACAGTGGTGGTTACTGAGGTGATTGAAGAGAAGGTGGCTGCTGAAGTTGTAGATGATGATGGTGCAAAGACTGTGGAAGCCATTAAAGAGACCATTGTGTCAGTCTCTTCTTTGGTTCCACAAGAGCCTACTCCTACTACTTCTGAAGCAACAAAAGAGGCAGAAGAGAAGGCAGCTCCATCCTTGGAGGCAGAGGCAGTAGAGAAAGATGCAAAGGTTGAGACTTTAGCTTCTCTGCTTGCAGAGGAGGTATCCATATGGGGGGTACCTCTTCTTGCAGATGAGAGAAGTGATGTGATACTGTTGAAGTTTTTGAGGGCAAGAGATTCCAAAGTGAAAGATGCTTTCACCATGATCAAGAACACGGTTAGGTGGAGGAAAGAGTTTGGGATTGATGAGTTGGTTGAACAAGAGTTGGGTAGTGATTTAGAGAAGGTGGCGTTCATGCATGGGTTTGATAAGGAAGGACACCCTGTGTGCTATAATGTGTATGGGGAATTCCAGAACAAAGAGCTTTACCAGAATGCATTTTCTGATGAGGAGAAGAGGCTGAGATTCTTGAGGTGGAGAATTCAATTCCTAGAAAGGAGTATCCGGAAATTGGATTTCAAGCCAGGTGGTATTTCCACCCTTGTTCAGGTCAATGACTTGAAGAGTTCTCCTGGGCCTAACAAGTGGGAGCTTAGACAAGCAACCAAACAGGCTCTCCAATTGCTTCAAGACAATTATCCTGAATTTGTAGCCAAACag GTGTTTATCAACGTCCCTTGGTGGTACCTAGCAGTCAATAGAATGATAAGCCCATTTCTGACTCAGAGGACTAAAAGCAAGTTTGTGTTTGCTGGTCCTTCCAAGTCTGCAGAGACCCTATTGAG GTACATAACTGCAGAGCAGGTACCAGTCAAATATGGAGGACTGAGCAAAGATGGTGAATTTGGCACAACAGATGCTGTTACTGAGGTTACTGTTAGGCCAGCGGCAAAGCACACAGTAGAATTTCCAGTTACTGAG TCCTGCCTTCTCACTTGGGAGGTCCGAGTTGTGGGATGGGATGTGAGCTATGGTGCAGAATTTGTGCCTAGTGCACAAGAGAGTTACACTGTGATCATACAGAAGGCTAGAAAGGTTGCCTCATCTGAAGAACCAGTTCTTTGCAACAGTTTCAAGATTGGTGAACCTGGCAAGGTAGTACTGACAATTGACAATGCTACCTCTAAGAAGAAAAAGCTCCTTTACCGCTTGAAGACCAAGGCTTCTTCTGATTGA